CAAAAAACCGGCGCCCAAATCCGCACCCGGCCGCTCGCGCGAAGAACCGCCCCCCACGCAAGCCGTCGAAGTCGAAAAAGTCGTCGACGTCATGTTCGTCGAGCTCGAAGAAGCCCGCCTCCGACGCGAATCCGCCCTCGCCCGCGAAAAGAAACCCAAAAAGTGACCCACTCGATGCTTCCACTGACTCATGCTTCGACAAGCTCAGCATGACAAAAGGGCGGGAAGCGCTGTTTGTCATCCTGAGCCTGTCGAAGGACGCAAGCCACGAACCAACGCACGCGCATGCACGAGCTCATGCTTCGACAAGCTCAGCATGACAAAAAGGGGGAGCGCTGTTTGTCATCCTGAGCTTGTCGAAGGACGGCAAGCAACCAACGCACGCGCATGCATGGGCTCGTGCTTCGATAAGCTCGGCGTGACAACGGCGGTTGGTGGTTGATGCGGTTGGAGCCGTATGTCGAGTTTGCGAAGAAAGCGTTCGCGCGCGAAGCGACCTATCGTCTCGAGGTGCTTACCGAGATCGGTTCGCTCGTGCTGCGGGTGTATTTGGTGCGGTCGCTGTGGACGGCGCTCTACGCGCAGAACGTCGCGCCGATGAATCTGCCACTGCACTCGATGATTACCTACGCCACGATCGCGCTGCTGATGTCGCTGATCCTCGAAGTCGACGGGACGCGCATGATTCGCGAGAAGCTGCGCGAAGGGACGATCGCGACCGATCTGATGAAACCGATCAGCGTTCCGGCGTACTTCTTCGCCGACGGCGTCGGGCAAACGGGGCTGCACGCGCTGCTCGTTATTCCGTCGCTGCTCTTCGCGCTTCTGCTCGTCCACATCGATCTGCCGTCGCCGCTCGCCGTTCCCGCGTTCGTGCTCTCATTCGCGCTCGGCTACCTGATCAATTTCTTCCTGAATTTCCTGATGAACGCGGTCGCATTTTGGACGCTGGAGACGTTTGCGATCCAACTGATCGTTCGCTGGATCTCCGATCTCTTGAGCGGGCAGATCATTCCGCTAACGTTCTTCCCCGGGTTGATCGGACGCATCGTGTTCGCACTGCCGTTCGCGGCGATCTACTCGACGCCGCTGCTCATCTACGTCGGGGTAATTCCGCCCTCGCAGTACGCGCGTTACTTCGCGATTCAGATACTCTGGCTCGCGCTCTTTAGCGTTCTCTCGGCCGTCGTATGGCAAGCCGCCTCCCGCCGCGTCGTCGTTCAGGGCGGCTAGCGCGCTATTCCCAGACGATTTCGTCCACGAAGCACCACTTCCAGCGTTCGTTTGGTTCGAACGATTGGATGATCGGGTGTTTCGTCGCCTGAAAGTGCTTGGTCGCGTGACGGTTCGGCGAGTCGTCGCAGCAGCCGATGTGGCCGCACTCCAAGCACTCCCGCAGATGAAGCCACTCGTCGCCCGACTCTAGGCATTCCTCGCAGCCCTCGGGCGTGCGCGGTTGAACGGCGCGAATGTGGTCGAGGTGCGCGCAAGCCGGCGCCGTCATGCCGCCGCGGATTCGTCGAGCCCGGGCACATCCCACAGCACGAGTTCGCCGCTTCCGCTAACATGCAAGCGTTCGATATCGTACATGCGCACCGCATCGCCCGCGTGAAACTTCTCACCGTTGACCTCAACGATGCCGTCGGCGACGAACAGAAATC
This window of the Candidatus Baltobacteraceae bacterium genome carries:
- a CDS encoding ABC-2 family transporter protein; translation: MRLEPYVEFAKKAFAREATYRLEVLTEIGSLVLRVYLVRSLWTALYAQNVAPMNLPLHSMITYATIALLMSLILEVDGTRMIREKLREGTIATDLMKPISVPAYFFADGVGQTGLHALLVIPSLLFALLLVHIDLPSPLAVPAFVLSFALGYLINFFLNFLMNAVAFWTLETFAIQLIVRWISDLLSGQIIPLTFFPGLIGRIVFALPFAAIYSTPLLIYVGVIPPSQYARYFAIQILWLALFSVLSAVVWQAASRRVVVQGG
- a CDS encoding UBP-type zinc finger domain-containing protein — its product is MTAPACAHLDHIRAVQPRTPEGCEECLESGDEWLHLRECLECGHIGCCDDSPNRHATKHFQATKHPIIQSFEPNERWKWCFVDEIVWE